In the Chroococcidiopsis sp. SAG 2025 genome, one interval contains:
- a CDS encoding type 1 glutamine amidotransferase domain-containing protein — protein sequence MKILILMTNSATLTLSTGEKHASGFWAEEFVLPYQIFKQEGYEVDVATIGGLAPSVDKTSIDPNFMPYVRPVGSQVDDSEQAREFIEFIEASSDLKKPLNLDEFTKAQVASYDGIFLSGGHGAMQDMPKSDTMTQLFRWAIELDKPIAAVCHGGSGLLALRTPEGRWPFEGYRMTCFSHEEELVTPIAGMLPFILQFEIERLGGIYEKANIIWGSHVVEDRNLVTGQNPYSSDAVAKAFAQKLNKVKVPA from the coding sequence ATGAAGATTCTCATACTGATGACCAACTCAGCTACTCTCACCCTATCAACTGGAGAGAAACATGCTTCAGGGTTTTGGGCTGAGGAGTTTGTCCTTCCTTATCAGATCTTTAAGCAAGAGGGATATGAAGTTGATGTAGCGACAATAGGTGGTCTTGCACCGAGCGTGGATAAAACCAGCATCGATCCGAACTTCATGCCGTACGTCAGACCAGTAGGATCGCAAGTAGACGACTCCGAGCAAGCCAGAGAGTTTATCGAGTTTATTGAGGCATCATCCGATCTCAAAAAACCTTTAAATTTGGATGAATTTACTAAAGCACAAGTCGCCTCCTACGATGGTATTTTCCTGAGTGGCGGTCATGGTGCGATGCAGGATATGCCGAAGTCGGATACGATGACGCAACTCTTCCGTTGGGCGATCGAGTTGGACAAGCCAATAGCAGCTGTTTGCCACGGAGGAAGCGGACTTTTGGCGCTGAGAACCCCCGAAGGTCGCTGGCCTTTTGAGGGTTACCGCATGACCTGCTTCTCCCACGAAGAAGAACTAGTGACACCAATAGCAGGGATGCTACCCTTTATACTACAGTTTGAAATAGAGCGGTTAGGTGGCATTTACGAGAAAGCTAATATTATCTGGGGTTCGCACGTAGTAGAAGACCGTAACCTTGTCACAGGGCAGAATCCTTATTCCTCTGATGCGGTAGCCAAAGCCTTTGCGCAGAAATTAAACAAAGTTAAAGTTCCAGCCTAG
- a CDS encoding SDR family oxidoreductase — protein MDLQLRDKRTLITGSSSGIGEGIAKVLAQEGAIVVIHARKEEQANRVAREITSGGGKAVVAIGDLSTDEGAYQTADKALQSLGGVDILVNCAGMFLNRGWMDTPTDGWLQMYNANVVSMVRMIRLLVPQMKELGWGRIIQIASTEATQPFANMPDYAATKAAILNLTVSLAKELAQTGVTSNSISPGIVRTSGLESFFRETAASRGWGTDWAEIEKNVLKEIWYNQVGRLAWVEDIANLVAYVASPLADFINSANLRVDGGGTSTVN, from the coding sequence ATGGATTTACAGCTACGTGACAAGCGGACGCTGATTACCGGTAGTAGTAGCGGTATTGGTGAGGGCATTGCGAAGGTGCTGGCTCAGGAAGGCGCGATCGTTGTCATACACGCTCGCAAGGAAGAACAGGCGAATCGAGTAGCTCGGGAAATTACCTCAGGCGGTGGAAAGGCGGTGGTTGCCATTGGAGATCTCTCAACGGATGAAGGCGCATATCAAACCGCAGACAAAGCGTTGCAGTCTCTGGGCGGCGTGGATATTTTGGTCAATTGTGCGGGCATGTTTCTCAACCGAGGCTGGATGGATACTCCGACCGATGGATGGCTCCAAATGTACAATGCCAACGTAGTTTCTATGGTGCGCATGATTCGCCTTCTCGTACCCCAAATGAAGGAACTCGGCTGGGGGCGTATTATTCAGATCGCCAGCACCGAAGCAACGCAGCCTTTTGCAAATATGCCCGACTACGCAGCTACCAAAGCGGCAATCCTTAATTTGACGGTGAGCCTAGCCAAGGAGTTAGCACAAACAGGGGTAACGAGCAACTCAATCAGCCCCGGCATTGTCCGAACTTCAGGACTTGAGAGTTTTTTCCGCGAAACCGCAGCTAGCAGAGGCTGGGGTACGGACTGGGCGGAGATTGAAAAAAACGTACTCAAAGAGATTTGGTACAACCAAGTTGGTCGTTTGGCATGGGTTGAAGATATCGCAAATCTTGTTGCTTATGTAGCAAGCCCCCTTGCAGATTTCATCAACAGCGCGAACCTCCGAGTGGACGGTGGTGGCACAAGTACTGTCAATTGA
- a CDS encoding antibiotic biosynthesis monooxygenase family protein, with translation MVIEIIRYNIPAGQESAFESAYEQAQQYLAESPNCLGYQLAHCVEEPNRYILRIDWDSIEGHMQGFRNSSYFPKFFQLVSPYIKSVDEMQHYKKTPISLKK, from the coding sequence ATGGTAATTGAAATCATTAGGTACAACATTCCTGCCGGTCAAGAAAGTGCTTTTGAATCTGCTTACGAACAGGCGCAGCAATATTTAGCAGAATCTCCTAACTGTCTGGGCTATCAGCTGGCTCATTGTGTAGAGGAACCGAATCGTTACATTCTTCGTATTGATTGGGATTCCATTGAAGGTCATATGCAGGGTTTTCGGAACAGTTCGTATTTCCCAAAGTTTTTTCAATTGGTATCTCCTTACATTAAGTCAGTTGATGAAATGCAGCATTACAAAAAAACACCTATTTCCCTGAAAAAATAA
- a CDS encoding SDR family oxidoreductase, giving the protein MTDRLYGKVALVTGASSGIGQATALAFARAGAKVVAASRRDAEGQETVRRIQEAGGEALFIKTDVSKAAEVEALVNKTMDTYGRLDCACNSAGVISASSLLTDVSEDEWDRHINVNLKGTWLCLKYEIPAMLKQKSGAIVNLASAASIVAFAGYAAYAATKGGILALTRSAAIEYAKSGIRINVVSPGSINTDMLNSATEDIVSQLAAAHPVGRVGEPEEVAEAVVWLCSKAVSFVTGHNMLIDGGYSVQ; this is encoded by the coding sequence ATGACAGATCGATTGTATGGAAAAGTCGCCCTTGTTACTGGGGCTTCATCTGGTATTGGTCAGGCAACAGCACTTGCGTTTGCACGCGCTGGAGCGAAAGTCGTGGCTGCCAGCCGTCGCGATGCCGAGGGGCAGGAGACCGTGCGTCGCATACAAGAGGCAGGAGGCGAAGCCCTTTTCATCAAGACTGATGTGTCAAAGGCTGCTGAAGTAGAAGCGCTGGTTAACAAAACTATGGATACTTACGGTCGTTTAGACTGCGCTTGCAACAGCGCTGGTGTCATCTCGGCATCCAGTTTACTCACCGATGTGTCAGAAGATGAATGGGATCGTCATATCAACGTAAACCTCAAAGGAACGTGGCTTTGCCTCAAGTACGAAATTCCAGCGATGCTCAAACAGAAGAGTGGCGCGATTGTGAACTTGGCTTCTGCCGCTAGTATCGTTGCGTTTGCGGGCTATGCCGCTTACGCTGCGACTAAAGGCGGAATCCTTGCTTTAACGCGATCGGCAGCGATAGAGTATGCCAAATCTGGTATCCGTATCAATGTCGTGAGTCCCGGTTCCATCAATACCGATATGTTGAACAGTGCCACTGAAGATATAGTTTCTCAACTTGCAGCAGCGCATCCCGTGGGACGTGTTGGCGAACCAGAGGAGGTAGCAGAAGCTGTGGTGTGGTTGTGTTCAAAAGCAGTTTCCTTCGTCACCGGACACAATATGCTGATCGATGGAGGATATAGCGTCCAGTAA
- a CDS encoding xanthine dehydrogenase family protein molybdopterin-binding subunit, whose protein sequence is MNPGGAESRFPSYPYGLPGAQTVLATDRVRYIGEFVAVVVALTRQQAYDALPAIEVKYEPLPAIVNAEEALQPDAPQLHDTVPNNLNQYISHGNKQATEQAIANAEVVVKQRIRYQRVIHNPVELRASIGDYNPETGEYTLWTNTQIPHGNRFLLSQLVMGIPYNKLRVIAPHIGGGFGSKGYLYPDTALVLFLAKELGRPVKWVDTRRGLARSTVQARDQIQYVTIAGTKEGQITALHCTNYANLGAYPATNGPGAPAILTGCSITGVYAIEHPFYEVYCMFTNLVPNGPARGAGRAEAIFLIERMVDLFSRQIGMDPAEVRRKNMVAANRFPYKNGLGWTYDSGNYEVALDKALTTIDYNNIAQRKAEARTRGKRLGVGIGSYVAIAGVGPCPLMARDIGLNGSTWGSAHIRVHPTGDVTLITGAQPHGQGQVTSFSQIIAEVLGVDLEQIEVLHSDTKGAIYAQGSYGSRSFSVEGATVYKATQKIDAKARQMAAHIFKVAESDVVVNRGKFYVIGAPEQFKTLKEIALALWYAWDLPAGMEPGLEAIAYFDPPDFNYPFGTHIALVEIDEQTGQIEVVRYVAVDDFGNVGNPTIVDGQTHGNIHFGISQALFEEAVYDRDGRILTDEFTTYAIAKASQLPKFELDRTVTPTPHNPLGAKGAGDVSITAVPPAIVNAVCNALSDLGVTHIDMPVTPEKVWRVMQEIPRDNDS, encoded by the coding sequence ATGAATCCTGGTGGTGCAGAATCCCGTTTTCCCTCCTACCCCTACGGACTACCCGGAGCCCAAACTGTTCTGGCTACAGATAGGGTTCGTTACATTGGCGAATTTGTGGCAGTGGTGGTCGCCTTAACCCGTCAGCAAGCTTATGATGCCCTGCCAGCAATCGAGGTGAAATACGAACCGTTGCCAGCGATCGTCAATGCAGAAGAAGCACTTCAGCCCGATGCACCTCAACTACACGACACAGTACCCAACAATCTCAACCAGTACATCTCTCACGGGAATAAACAGGCGACGGAGCAGGCGATCGCCAATGCTGAGGTGGTCGTCAAGCAAAGAATCCGCTACCAACGAGTAATCCATAATCCCGTAGAACTTCGCGCTTCCATCGGCGATTATAACCCCGAGACTGGGGAGTACACTCTGTGGACAAACACCCAAATTCCTCATGGTAACCGCTTTCTGCTCTCTCAACTCGTGATGGGTATTCCCTACAACAAGCTGCGTGTCATCGCTCCCCATATTGGCGGCGGCTTTGGTTCCAAGGGTTATCTTTACCCAGATACGGCTCTTGTACTTTTTTTGGCTAAGGAGCTAGGTCGCCCTGTCAAGTGGGTTGACACGCGCAGAGGCTTAGCCCGCTCTACGGTGCAAGCTCGCGATCAAATCCAGTACGTAACTATAGCTGGGACAAAAGAAGGTCAGATTACTGCGCTTCATTGCACGAACTACGCCAATTTGGGAGCTTACCCAGCTACGAATGGACCAGGCGCTCCTGCAATCCTCACAGGTTGCAGCATTACGGGGGTCTATGCGATCGAGCATCCCTTCTATGAAGTCTACTGTATGTTTACTAACCTCGTTCCCAATGGTCCGGCTCGGGGTGCTGGTCGTGCTGAGGCAATTTTCCTGATCGAGCGCATGGTCGATCTCTTCTCACGGCAGATTGGCATGGACCCGGCTGAAGTCCGCCGTAAAAATATGGTTGCTGCCAATCGCTTCCCCTATAAGAACGGTTTGGGCTGGACTTATGACTCTGGCAATTATGAGGTAGCGCTCGATAAAGCTCTAACGACAATCGATTACAACAACATCGCACAGCGGAAGGCGGAAGCTAGAACGCGCGGCAAACGTCTCGGAGTTGGAATTGGTTCGTATGTCGCGATCGCAGGTGTTGGTCCCTGCCCCCTTATGGCTAGAGACATAGGTTTGAATGGGAGTACTTGGGGAAGCGCCCACATTCGCGTTCACCCAACGGGTGATGTCACTCTGATTACTGGGGCGCAACCACACGGTCAGGGTCAGGTGACATCTTTTTCTCAGATTATCGCTGAGGTACTTGGTGTTGACTTGGAGCAAATTGAAGTGCTGCACTCCGATACTAAAGGTGCTATCTATGCCCAAGGCAGCTATGGTTCGCGCTCCTTCAGCGTGGAAGGAGCGACAGTGTACAAAGCTACCCAAAAGATCGACGCGAAAGCACGTCAAATGGCAGCCCACATCTTCAAAGTGGCAGAGTCAGATGTGGTAGTCAATCGAGGTAAATTTTATGTTATAGGTGCGCCCGAGCAGTTCAAAACTTTAAAGGAGATTGCGCTGGCGCTTTGGTACGCTTGGGATTTACCAGCAGGGATGGAACCCGGTTTGGAAGCGATCGCCTACTTCGATCCGCCAGATTTCAATTATCCTTTCGGCACTCACATTGCTCTGGTCGAAATTGACGAACAAACTGGTCAGATTGAAGTCGTTCGTTATGTAGCAGTAGATGACTTCGGCAATGTGGGAAATCCCACGATCGTGGATGGTCAAACGCACGGTAATATCCATTTTGGTATCAGTCAAGCCCTGTTTGAAGAGGCTGTATACGATCGCGACGGACGAATTCTGACAGACGAATTTACGACATACGCGATCGCGAAAGCTTCCCAGTTACCCAAGTTTGAACTCGATCGCACTGTCACACCTACTCCTCATAACCCGCTTGGAGCAAAGGGAGCAGGTGATGTCAGCATTACGGCTGTACCTCCGGCGATCGTCAACGCTGTTTGTAACGCCCTTTCCGACTTGGGAGTCACTCACATCGATATGCCTGTAACGCCGGAAAAAGTTTGGCGGGTGATGCAGGAAATCCCCAGGGATAATGACTCTTGA
- a CDS encoding FAD binding domain-containing protein produces MIPVQFDYAAPATLEAAANLLKENNGAQILAGGHSLLREMKLGRVSPLLLVDLGKIQGLQGIGLNRDPNGVVQIGVMTTYAQTANAFKVKEKYRALAEAASSIGDAQIRNWGRIGDIFAYHDLACDLPAAALVLEATFNTIAPSSHRAILAEEFINASFNIGLEPGEIVTSIDLPPYVTGTNSAYEKFQHPASGYTICGIASLIRRSSSGIVSKCRVAVTGAHTHAIRLRQVEAALEGKAPTTKNIAAAANLATESVSISQEASKVLNSLSNNYISAEYRTHLMGVLTARSLTRATERVEVRSYI; encoded by the coding sequence ATGATTCCAGTTCAATTTGACTACGCTGCACCTGCAACTCTGGAAGCTGCGGCGAATTTGCTAAAAGAGAACAACGGAGCACAGATTCTTGCTGGTGGTCACAGCTTACTGAGAGAAATGAAGCTGGGTCGAGTCTCCCCCTTACTACTAGTAGATCTAGGAAAAATTCAAGGTTTGCAAGGGATTGGTCTCAATCGCGATCCGAACGGTGTCGTCCAAATTGGTGTCATGACTACCTATGCCCAAACCGCTAATGCCTTCAAGGTTAAGGAAAAGTATCGCGCTCTGGCTGAAGCAGCGTCGAGCATTGGTGATGCCCAGATCCGCAACTGGGGCAGAATCGGTGACATCTTCGCCTACCATGACTTAGCCTGCGATCTGCCTGCCGCTGCTTTGGTTCTAGAAGCAACGTTCAACACGATCGCTCCAAGCAGTCATCGTGCGATTTTGGCTGAAGAGTTCATCAACGCCTCTTTCAATATCGGACTGGAGCCTGGTGAGATCGTCACTTCGATCGATCTGCCACCCTATGTTACCGGAACTAATAGTGCCTACGAAAAGTTCCAACACCCAGCCAGTGGCTATACCATCTGTGGCATTGCGAGCTTGATTAGGCGATCGTCCAGCGGTATTGTGAGTAAATGCCGTGTGGCTGTTACTGGCGCTCATACTCATGCTATCCGTCTGCGTCAGGTCGAGGCAGCACTGGAGGGCAAAGCACCGACAACAAAAAACATTGCGGCTGCGGCTAATCTAGCAACAGAAAGCGTGTCTATAAGCCAGGAAGCTAGCAAAGTACTGAATAGCCTTTCTAACAACTACATCTCGGCAGAGTATCGCACTCACCTAATGGGTGTGCTTACTGCTCGATCGCTCACTCGCGCTACCGAACGTGTCGAGGTTCGCAGTTATATTTGA
- a CDS encoding glycosyltransferase family 2 protein produces the protein METNFSSFVTNPLVSILINNYNYGQFLGEAIDSALNQTYSNVEVIVVDDGSTDNSPNVISGYGDRIISIFKENGGQASAFNAGFLASKGEIICILDSDDAFDRTKVEKIVEIFLLNSDLGWCYHPLKLLDYSKNTVIRSDPDGISSHKVDFRQQVRQGKLPYFVPATSGLCFQRSLLQQLLPMPVAQNISLGDHYIKFTALALSSGFFLNEDLAIQKVHENNAFTLDFFHGNKKQVEARILILTAYWMQNKFPVTINFANKIFGIGLGIYWQTGGIEPECKSSIEEYLSNTSAIEKIEIYLRAYYHANPLFLSIRRFRLLRDLQRVKTIADAGEHSTVTTPI, from the coding sequence TTGGAAACAAACTTCAGTAGTTTTGTAACAAATCCGTTAGTTAGTATTCTCATTAATAACTATAATTACGGTCAGTTTTTAGGAGAGGCGATTGACAGCGCCCTTAACCAAACTTATTCTAACGTTGAGGTAATTGTAGTTGATGATGGTTCTACTGATAATTCTCCTAACGTGATTTCTGGATACGGCGATCGAATTATTTCAATTTTCAAAGAAAATGGCGGACAAGCTTCTGCTTTTAATGCAGGGTTTCTTGCTAGCAAAGGTGAAATTATTTGCATTTTAGATTCTGATGATGCTTTTGACCGAACGAAGGTAGAAAAAATTGTTGAAATTTTTCTACTAAATTCAGATCTTGGTTGGTGTTATCACCCTCTCAAGTTGCTTGATTATAGTAAAAACACGGTTATAAGAAGCGATCCTGACGGCATCTCTAGCCACAAAGTAGACTTTAGACAACAGGTACGACAAGGAAAATTACCGTATTTTGTTCCAGCAACATCAGGACTTTGTTTTCAGCGATCGCTACTTCAACAACTCCTGCCAATGCCAGTTGCTCAAAATATCTCCTTAGGAGATCATTACATCAAATTTACAGCTTTAGCATTGTCATCTGGATTCTTTCTAAATGAGGACTTAGCCATTCAGAAGGTTCATGAAAATAATGCTTTTACCTTAGATTTTTTTCATGGTAATAAGAAACAAGTTGAAGCCAGAATCTTAATTTTAACTGCTTATTGGATGCAAAATAAATTTCCAGTTACGATCAATTTTGCTAATAAAATTTTTGGCATTGGTCTTGGTATATATTGGCAAACAGGTGGGATTGAACCAGAGTGTAAGTCCTCAATTGAGGAATACTTGTCTAATACTTCTGCAATAGAAAAGATTGAAATCTACTTGCGGGCATATTATCATGCAAATCCACTCTTTCTAAGCATTCGACGTTTTCGGTTGCTCCGCGATCTGCAACGAGTCAAAACAATAGCAGATGCTGGAGAACATTCGACTGTCACCACACCCATCTAA